One Chitinophaga sp. H8 DNA window includes the following coding sequences:
- a CDS encoding FecR family protein: protein MEKSKIISLLQKHANNEVFTEEEAALFAALEKDKPAMAEAILEMLSLDKREAPYDETVWEPVLTSVLSIDKTSRPVRKIHFLRKWGWAAAVLLIIGAGTFLWHQLPSNKSTSQPIVSNTDIPAGSEKAMLTLADGSTIMLDSAVNGSLAQQGNMDVVKATDGQIEYRPVGKEGDGTVGMNTMHTPNGGEYRLVLPDGTKVWLNAASAITYPTAFKGAQRRVKIDGEVYFEVVRNSQKPFVVDVQGKTMVEVLGTTFNINAYGDAGFIEATLLEGSVRVSAAGAGQTKVLKPRQQARQKINMDAVGQLTVVNEIDIEKVVAWRNGLFNFDGMPLSVVMKQFERWYDIEVKYDEKAANLVFRGELYRNLSLVKALDILQGMGIKYQLNGRVLTIHGTT, encoded by the coding sequence ATGGAAAAATCCAAGATTATATCGCTTTTACAAAAGCATGCAAACAATGAAGTTTTCACGGAAGAGGAAGCGGCTTTGTTTGCGGCGTTGGAAAAAGATAAGCCTGCGATGGCTGAAGCCATTCTGGAGATGCTTTCATTAGATAAGCGGGAGGCACCTTATGACGAAACGGTGTGGGAGCCGGTACTTACTTCCGTGTTGTCTATTGATAAGACCTCCCGTCCGGTACGTAAGATTCATTTCCTTAGAAAATGGGGATGGGCTGCTGCTGTATTGCTTATCATAGGTGCTGGCACATTTTTATGGCACCAATTGCCATCCAATAAGTCTACCTCTCAGCCGATAGTGTCGAATACAGATATCCCGGCAGGCTCCGAAAAGGCCATGTTGACATTGGCGGATGGTAGTACGATTATGTTGGATAGTGCGGTAAACGGCTCTCTGGCGCAGCAGGGCAATATGGATGTAGTAAAGGCAACTGACGGCCAGATTGAATACCGGCCTGTGGGAAAGGAGGGTGATGGGACAGTTGGAATGAATACTATGCATACACCCAATGGAGGTGAGTATAGGTTGGTACTACCCGATGGAACCAAGGTTTGGCTTAATGCAGCTTCCGCTATTACTTACCCAACCGCATTTAAGGGTGCGCAACGCCGTGTAAAGATTGACGGAGAAGTATATTTTGAAGTTGTCAGGAATAGCCAAAAACCATTTGTGGTTGACGTTCAGGGGAAAACGATGGTAGAAGTATTAGGCACAACGTTTAATATAAATGCATATGGTGATGCCGGATTTATTGAAGCCACCCTGCTTGAAGGGAGTGTGAGGGTGTCTGCTGCAGGTGCTGGCCAAACCAAGGTGCTTAAACCGCGCCAACAGGCCAGACAGAAAATCAACATGGATGCTGTTGGGCAACTCACCGTGGTCAATGAAATAGATATTGAAAAGGTAGTAGCATGGAGAAATGGACTGTTCAATTTTGACGGTATGCCGTTGTCGGTAGTGATGAAGCAATTCGAACGCTGGTACGATATTGAGGTGAAGTATGATGAAAAGGCTGCGAATCTGGTGTTCAGGGGAGAATTATACAGGAATTTATCTTTAGTAAAAGCACTCGATATTTTACAAGGCATGGGCATCAAATACCAATTAAATGGAAGGGTATTGACCATTCATGGAACAACATAA